One window from the genome of Ictidomys tridecemlineatus isolate mIctTri1 chromosome 12, mIctTri1.hap1, whole genome shotgun sequence encodes:
- the Cyria gene encoding CYFIP-related Rac1 interactor A: MGNLLKVLTREIENYPHFFLDFENAQPTEGEREIWNQISAVLQDSESILADLQAYKGAGPEIRDAIQNPNDIQLQEKAWNAVCPLVVRLKRFYEFSIRLEKALQSLLESLTCPPYTPTQHLEREQALAKEFAEILHFTLRFDELKMRNPAIQNDFSYYRRTISRNRINNMHLDIENEVNNEMANRMSLFYAEATPMLKTLSNATMHFVSENKTLPIENTTDCLSTMTSVCKVMLETPEYRSRFTSEETLMFCMRVMVGVIILYDHVHPVGAFCKTSKIDMKGCIKVLKEQAPDSVEGLLNALRFTTKHLNDESTSKQIRAMLQ, encoded by the exons ATGGGAAACCTGCTCAAAGTCCTTACCAGGGAAATTGAAAACTATCCCCATTTTTTCCTGGATTTTGAAA ATGCCCAGCCcacagaaggagagagggaaataTGGAACCAGATCAGCGCTGTCCTCCAGGATTCCGAGAGCATCCTCGCAGACCTGCAGGCTTACAAAGGCGCAGGGCCGGAGATCCGAGAC GCAATTCAAAACCCCAACGACATTCAGCTTCAAGAAAAAGCTTGGAACGCAGTGTGTCCTCTGGTTGTGAGACTAAAGAGATTTTATGAGTTTTCCATACGCCTAG AAAAAGCTCTTCAGAGTTTATTGGAATCCCTGACTTGTCCGCCCTACACACCAACCCAGCACCTGGAACGGGAACAGGCCCTGGCAAAGGAGTTTgcagaaattttacattttacccTTCGATTTGATGAGCTGAAG ATGAGAAACCCAGCCATTCAGAATGACTTTAGCTACTACAGAAGGACAATAAGTCGCAACCGCATCAACAACATGCAT CTAGACATTGAGAATGAAGTTAATAACGAGATGGCCAATCGAATGTCCCTCTTCTATGCAGAAGCTACCCCAATGCTGAAAACCCTTAGCAATGCCACAATGCACTTTGTCTCCGAA AACAAAACCCTGCCAATAGAGAACACCACAGACTGCCTCAGCACTATGACAAGTGTTTGTAAAGTCATGCTGGAAACTCC GGAGTACAGGAGTAGGTTTACGAGCGAAGAAACACTGATGTTCTGCATGAGGGTGATGGTGGGGGTCATCATCCTCTATGACCACGTGCACCCCGTGGGAGCCTTCTGCAAGACATCCAAGATCGAT ATGAAAGGCTGCATAAAGGTGTTGAAGGAACAGGCCCCAGACAGTGTGGAGGGGCTGCTGAACGCCCTCAG GTTCACTACAAAGCACTTGAATGATGAGTCGACTTCCAAACAGATTCGAGCAATGCTTCAGTAG